Proteins found in one Triticum aestivum cultivar Chinese Spring chromosome 4D, IWGSC CS RefSeq v2.1, whole genome shotgun sequence genomic segment:
- the LOC123095914 gene encoding monoacylglycerol lipase — MAGSMQAADAAGRISALLSLLALRRILAVLQPLLLLLLLPFRWRAARQGDAASSAADAVVSASASSGKKAKAAVVLRVPAVCSRRQALARREAAMRRAREAGRDYELIPTARGETLFTQSWWPHASSVKPRALVLVMHGLNEHSGRYDHLAKRLNAMDVKVYGMDWTGHGGSDGLHGYVQSLDLAVQDMKMYLKKISAENPGVPCFCFGHSTGGGIILKAVLDPEVDALVNGIILTSPAVRVQPAHPVVAALAPVFALIAPRYQFTGSSKNGPAVSRDPEALRVKYSDPLVFTGSIRVRTGYEILRLTAYLQQHLRRVTVPLLVLHGADDMVTDPEGSRRLHREASTPDKAIRLYDGLLHDLLIEPEKEVVLGDIVDWLSPRI; from the exons atggCCGGGAGCATGCAGGCGGCGGACGCGGCGGGGCGGATCAGCGCGCTGCTGTCGCTGCTCGCGCTGCGCCGGATCCTCGCCGTGCTCCAGCccttgctcctgctcctgctcctgcccTTCCGCTGGCGGGCGGCGCGCCAGGGGGACGCCGCCTCGTCCGCGGCGGACGCCGTCGTCtcggcctccgcctcctccgggaAGAAGGCCAAGGCCGCCGTCGTGCTGCGGGTGCCCGCCGTCTGCTCGCGGAGGCAGGCCCTCGCCCGCCGCGAGGCCGCCATGCGCCGCGCCAGGGAGGCCGGGCGGGACTACGAGCTCATCCCCACCGCCCGCGGCGAGACGCTCTTCACGCAGTCCTGGTGGCCGCACGCCTCCTCCGTCAAGCCCAG GGCGCTTGTTCTTGTCATGCACGGGTTGAACGAGCACAG TGGGAGGTATGATCATCTGGCCAAACGGTTGAACGCCATGGATGTCAAGGTTTATGGCATGGATTGGACTG GCCATGGTGGAAGTGATGGTCTCCATGGATACGTCCAATCTCTTGATCTTGCTGTCCAGGACATG AAAATGTATCTGAAGAAGATCTCAGCCGAGAACCCTGGCGTCCCATGCTTCTGCTTTGGGCACTCCACCGGTGGAGGCATCATCCTCAAG GCTGTGCTTGATCCGGAGGTCGATGCTCTTGTCAATGGCATCATCCTTACATCGCCGGCTGTCCGTGTTCAACCCGCGCATCCTGTCGTTGCG GCGCTTGCCCCAGTTTTCGCCCTGATAGCGCCTCGGTACCAGTTCACGGGTTCGAGCAAGAACGGGCCGGCGGTGTCGCGCGACCCGGAGGCGCTGAGGGTCAAGTACTCGGACCCGCTGGTGTTCACGGGGTCCATCCGGGTGCGCACCGGCTACGAGATCCTCCGGCTCACGGCGTACCTGCAGCAGCACCTGCGCAGGGTCACGGTGCCGCTGCTGGTGCTGCACGGCGCCGACGACATGGTGACCGACCCGGAGGGCTCGCGCCGGCTGCACCGGGAGGCCTCCACCCCGGACAAGGCCATCCGGCTCTACGACGGCCTGCTGCACGACCTGCTCATCGAGCCCGAGAAGGAGGTGGTGCTCGGCGACATCGTGGACTGGCTGAGCCCCAGGATCTGA